In Pseudochaenichthys georgianus chromosome 6, fPseGeo1.2, whole genome shotgun sequence, a single window of DNA contains:
- the sqor gene encoding sulfide:quinone oxidoreductase, mitochondrial — translation MAALRGLRQCHPTGIPLSQFHTSSHASAKQHYKMLVLGGGSGGISMSARMKRMFGAGNVAVVEPSEMHYYQPIWTLVGAGAKTLTSSGRSTASVMPSGVKWVKSKVQEINPDKNTVLTDDGTEISYEYLIVALGLQLHFEKIKGLPEGFDHPKIGSNYSVETVGKTWKALQDFKEGNAVFTFPNTPVKCAGAPQKIMYLTDAYLRKTGKRAKANIIYNTSLPVLFGIKKYADSLWEIVKQRDLQINMRQNLIEVRADKQEAVFENLDKPGETKVFQYEMLHVTPPMGPNLVVKGSQLADEVGWLDISKDNLQHNRYPNVFGIGDCTNLPTAKTGAAVAAQSAILNRTISRVLKNEKPDRTYDGYTSCPLVTSYNTVILAEFDYNGQPLETFPVNQAKESRIMYHMKADVMPHLYWHGLLRGLWGGPAPYRKLLHLGMK, via the exons ATGGCTGCACTGCGTGGTCTGAGGCAGTGCCACCCCACAGGCATTCCTCTCTCCCAATTTCACACGAGCAGCCATGCTTCTGCTAAACAGCATTACAAAATGCTTGTGCTCGGAGGAGGAAGTGGAGGCATTTCAATGAGTGCACGAATGAAGAGGatgtttggagctggaaatgtggctgttgtggagccCAGTGAG ATGCACTACTATCAGCCTATATGGACCCTGGTTGGTGCTGGTGCAAAAACGTTGACCTCATCAGGTCGGTCCACTGCGAGTGTTATGCCGTCTGGTGTGAAGTGGGTGAAATCTAAAGTTCAGGAAATAAACCCAGACAAAAATACCGTCCTCACAGACGATGGGACTGAA atCTCTTATGAGTATTTGATTGTGGCGCTTGGCTTACAACTCCATTTTGAGAAG ATCAAAGGACTGCCAGAAGGATTTGATCACCCAAAGATTGGATCAAACTACTCAGTCGAAACTGTGGGGAAAACTTGGAAAGCTCTGCAGGACTTCAAAGAGGGAAACGCTGTGTTCACTTTCCCAAACACTCCTGTGAAATGTGCAGGAGCCCCACAGAAGATAATGTATCTAACAGATGCCTATCTCAGAAAG ACGGGTAAAAGAGCAAAGGCCAACATCATATACAACACATCGCTCCCTGTGCTCTTTGGGATCAAGAAATATGCTGACTCATTGTGGGAAATTGTGAAACAGCGTGACCTACAAATTAATATGAGGCAAAACCTGATCGAAGTGAGGGCAGATAAGCAAGAAGCTGTGTTTGAAAATCTTGACAAACCAGGCGAAACCAAAGTGTTTCAG TATGAAATGCTTCATGTCACACCACCAATGGGACCCAATCTGGTGGTTAAAGGCAGTCAGCTGGCAGATGAAGTTGGCTGGTTGGACATCAGCAAAGACAACCTTCAACATAATAGATATCCAAATGTGTTTGGGATTGGAGACTGTACAAACCTTCCCACGGCCAAAACAGGAGCTGCTGTCG CTGCACAGTCTGCTATTTTGAACAGAACCATCAGCCGAGTACTGAAAAATGAGAAGCCAGACAGAACG TATGATGGCTACACCTCGTGTCCATTGGTCACaagctacaacacagtgattcTGGCAGAGTTTGATTACAACGGACAACCACTGGAAACATTCCCTGTGAACCAAGCCAAAGAGAGCAGAATCATGTACCACATGAAAGCTGATGTGATGCCTCACCTCTACTGGCACGGGCTACTACG GGGCCTGTGGGGTGGACCAGCACCATACAGGAAACTCCTTCATCTCGGGATGAAATGA